One window of Sinorhizobium numidicum genomic DNA carries:
- a CDS encoding Gfo/Idh/MocA family protein: protein MSGKRKLGIGLIGTGFMGKAHALGFTIAARVFELSFELDLVSVADVTEESAEAARARLGFRKATADWRDLLTDPDIDIIDITTPNLLHKEMALAAIAYGKHVYCEKPLAPTVADCAEMVAAAEKAGVVTQVGFNYLKNPLILLAKDIIESGEIGEIRSFRGVHAEDFMADASVPWGWRLDPRSGGGALADIGSHMIACMRHLIGPIKSVLAETVIQIPERPVSRGASATRTVEVDDITRAFVRFESGATGSFEANWIATGRKMQHDFEIYGSKGSIVFTQERLNEIKVYYAGDDIRSRGFRTIWAGPEHPPYGAFCVAPGHQIGFNDLKAIEVHEFLHAIAKGGKPSTDFREGYEVQKVLSATYHSARTNEWVQVG from the coding sequence ATGAGCGGCAAGCGCAAGCTCGGCATCGGCCTGATCGGTACGGGCTTCATGGGTAAGGCCCATGCCCTCGGCTTCACGATCGCGGCGCGGGTCTTCGAGCTGTCCTTCGAACTGGACCTGGTTTCGGTCGCCGACGTCACCGAAGAAAGCGCCGAGGCCGCCCGTGCGCGCCTCGGTTTCCGCAAGGCGACCGCCGACTGGCGCGATCTGCTGACGGACCCGGACATTGACATCATCGACATCACCACACCCAACCTTCTGCATAAGGAAATGGCGCTCGCGGCTATCGCATACGGCAAGCATGTCTATTGCGAAAAGCCGCTGGCACCGACGGTTGCCGACTGCGCGGAGATGGTCGCGGCGGCCGAAAAGGCTGGCGTCGTAACCCAGGTCGGCTTCAATTACCTGAAGAACCCGCTGATCCTCCTCGCCAAGGATATTATCGAGAGCGGCGAGATCGGCGAAATCCGGTCGTTCCGCGGCGTCCACGCGGAGGATTTCATGGCAGATGCGAGCGTCCCTTGGGGCTGGCGCCTTGATCCGCGCAGCGGCGGAGGCGCACTCGCGGACATCGGCAGCCACATGATCGCCTGCATGCGTCACCTCATCGGTCCGATCAAGTCGGTGCTCGCGGAAACCGTCATCCAGATCCCGGAGCGCCCTGTCTCTCGCGGCGCAAGCGCGACACGTACTGTCGAAGTCGACGACATCACCCGCGCCTTCGTACGTTTCGAAAGCGGCGCCACCGGCAGTTTCGAGGCGAACTGGATCGCCACCGGTCGCAAGATGCAGCATGATTTCGAGATCTACGGTTCAAAGGGCAGCATCGTCTTCACCCAGGAGCGGCTGAACGAGATCAAGGTCTACTATGCCGGCGACGACATTCGCAGCCGCGGCTTCCGCACCATCTGGGCAGGACCGGAACACCCGCCCTATGGCGCATTCTGCGTGGCGCCCGGCCACCAGATCGGCTTCAACGATCTGAAGGCGATCGAGGTCCACGAGTTTCTCCATGCGATCGCCAAAGGCGGCAAGCCGTCGACCGACTTCCGCGAAGGCTACGAGGTTCAAAAGGTTCTCTCGGCGACCTACCACTCGGCAAGGACGAACGAATGGGTGCAGGTCGGCTGA
- the iolD gene encoding 3D-(3,5/4)-trihydroxycyclohexane-1,2-dione acylhydrolase (decyclizing) yields the protein MSQKTVRLTMAQAVARFLTRQMTVINGKRVPIFGGVFAIFGHGNVAGVGEALYAVRETLPTYRAQNEQGMANAAIAFAKASFRRRFMACTSSIGPGALNMVTSAALAHVNRLPVLLLPGDVFANRRPDPVLQQVESFGDGTVSANDCFRPVSRYFDRITRPEQIVPALRRAMQVLTDPADCGPVTLSLCQDVQAEAYDYPESFFDEKVWVPRRIEPDLDELSAAIATLKAAKKPIIIAGGGVLYSEATAELSEFAEKHGIPVVETQAGKSSLPHSHPLNMGSVGVTGTSVSNALAEEADVVLAVGSRLQDFTTGSWALFKNDALKIIGLNVQPFDAGKHSGLPLIADARAGLNRMSGGLGGYKADASWTERAKAGKAEWLQAADKATATTNVALPSDAQVIGAVQRARGGRKTTLVCAAGGLPGELHKLWQAEEPGGYHMEYGFSTMGYEVAGGLGVKLAKPDSDVIVMVGDGSYMMLNSEIASSIMLGAKITIVLLDNAGYGCINRLQMETGGANFNNLLRDTHHVELPQIDFAAHAAAMGAVTRKVGSIPELESALAETASEPRTTVIVIDTDPLITTEAGGHWWDVAVPEVSERDQVKAAREGYEKALQSQRFG from the coding sequence ATGAGCCAGAAAACGGTGCGGCTGACCATGGCCCAGGCTGTGGCGCGGTTCCTGACCCGGCAGATGACGGTCATCAACGGCAAGCGCGTGCCGATCTTCGGCGGCGTTTTTGCGATCTTCGGCCATGGCAACGTCGCCGGCGTCGGCGAAGCGCTCTATGCCGTCAGGGAAACCTTGCCGACCTACCGCGCCCAAAACGAGCAGGGCATGGCGAATGCCGCGATCGCCTTTGCGAAGGCGAGCTTCCGCCGCCGCTTCATGGCCTGTACGAGCTCGATCGGTCCGGGCGCCCTCAATATGGTGACCTCGGCGGCACTCGCCCACGTCAACCGCTTGCCGGTCCTGTTGCTGCCCGGCGACGTCTTCGCCAACCGCCGGCCCGATCCGGTGCTGCAGCAGGTGGAAAGCTTCGGCGACGGCACGGTTTCGGCCAATGACTGCTTCCGTCCGGTCTCGCGCTATTTCGATCGCATCACCCGGCCTGAGCAGATCGTCCCAGCGCTTCGCCGCGCCATGCAGGTCCTGACCGACCCGGCGGATTGCGGCCCGGTGACGCTTTCGCTCTGCCAGGACGTACAGGCAGAAGCCTACGACTATCCGGAGTCCTTCTTCGACGAGAAGGTCTGGGTACCGCGGCGGATCGAGCCCGATCTCGACGAACTGTCCGCAGCGATCGCGACGCTCAAGGCGGCGAAGAAGCCGATCATCATCGCCGGCGGCGGTGTGCTCTATTCGGAGGCGACGGCGGAACTCTCTGAATTCGCCGAAAAGCACGGCATTCCGGTCGTCGAGACCCAGGCCGGCAAGTCCTCGCTGCCGCATTCCCATCCGCTCAATATGGGCTCCGTCGGCGTGACGGGCACATCCGTCTCCAATGCGCTTGCTGAGGAAGCGGATGTCGTGCTCGCCGTCGGCTCGCGGCTGCAGGATTTCACCACCGGCTCCTGGGCGCTCTTCAAGAACGATGCGCTGAAGATCATCGGCCTCAACGTCCAGCCTTTCGATGCCGGCAAGCACAGTGGCCTGCCGCTGATCGCCGATGCGCGCGCCGGCCTCAACCGGATGTCGGGCGGGCTCGGTGGCTACAAGGCCGACGCGAGCTGGACGGAAAGGGCCAAGGCAGGCAAAGCCGAGTGGTTGCAGGCGGCCGACAAGGCGACGGCCACGACCAATGTTGCGCTTCCCTCCGATGCCCAGGTGATCGGCGCCGTCCAGCGCGCACGCGGTGGCCGGAAGACGACCCTCGTCTGCGCGGCCGGCGGCCTGCCGGGCGAGCTGCACAAGCTCTGGCAGGCGGAAGAGCCCGGCGGCTATCACATGGAATACGGCTTCTCGACCATGGGCTACGAAGTGGCCGGCGGCCTCGGCGTCAAGCTTGCCAAGCCGGACAGCGACGTGATCGTCATGGTCGGCGACGGCAGCTATATGATGCTGAACTCGGAGATCGCCTCCTCGATCATGCTGGGTGCCAAGATCACCATCGTGCTGCTCGACAATGCAGGCTATGGCTGCATCAACCGGCTGCAGATGGAAACCGGCGGTGCCAACTTCAACAATCTCTTGCGGGACACGCACCACGTGGAATTGCCGCAGATCGACTTCGCCGCGCATGCCGCTGCGATGGGCGCCGTCACCCGCAAGGTCGGCTCGATCCCCGAACTCGAATCGGCGCTCGCGGAAACCGCAAGCGAACCGCGCACAACCGTCATCGTCATCGATACCGACCCGCTGATCACGACCGAGGCAGGCGGCCACTGGTGGGACGTCGCGGTGCCGGAAGTATCGGAGCGCGATCAGGTGAAGGCGGCCCGAGAAGGTTACGAGAAGGCCCTCCAGTCGCAACGCTTCGGCTGA
- a CDS encoding class II glutamine amidotransferase, whose translation MCRWAAYRGEPLYLEELVTSPAHSLIEQSHCATRAKTATNGDGFGIAWYGDRPEPGRYRDILPAWSDCNLRSIARQIRSRLFLAHVRAATGGGTRRDNCHPFVHGRWSFMHNGQVGDFEHLRRPMENMLDDELYTARTGTTDSELLFLLALQFGLDRDPLGACAEALGFVERLAANLDHSVLVRFTAAFSNGHDLYAVRYASDCKAPTLYAAPMGPNGGYCLVSEPLNDDNAWAEIPDGSAVIVGENGVDVRLFGAADVPARGRLAATPRPLGAGEGVQLA comes from the coding sequence ATGTGCCGCTGGGCAGCCTACCGCGGAGAGCCGCTCTATCTTGAAGAACTGGTGACGTCGCCGGCGCATTCGCTGATCGAACAGTCCCATTGTGCCACCCGAGCGAAGACCGCGACCAACGGCGACGGCTTCGGCATCGCCTGGTATGGCGATCGTCCGGAGCCCGGCCGCTACCGCGATATTCTGCCTGCCTGGTCCGACTGCAATCTAAGGAGCATTGCGCGGCAAATCCGCTCGAGACTCTTCCTCGCCCATGTTCGTGCGGCGACCGGCGGCGGCACGCGGCGCGACAATTGCCACCCCTTCGTCCACGGTCGCTGGTCCTTCATGCATAACGGACAGGTCGGCGATTTCGAGCATCTGCGCCGGCCGATGGAAAACATGCTCGACGACGAGCTCTATACGGCGCGCACCGGCACGACGGATTCGGAACTGCTTTTCCTCCTGGCCCTGCAATTCGGGCTCGACCGCGATCCGCTCGGCGCATGCGCCGAGGCGCTCGGCTTCGTCGAACGGCTTGCCGCGAACCTCGACCACTCGGTGCTCGTTCGCTTCACCGCCGCCTTCTCCAACGGTCACGATCTCTACGCGGTCCGCTACGCCTCGGACTGCAAGGCGCCGACGCTCTACGCAGCGCCAATGGGGCCGAATGGCGGTTATTGCCTTGTCTCCGAACCGCTCAACGACGACAACGCCTGGGCGGAGATCCCCGATGGCTCCGCCGTTATCGTCGGCGAAAATGGCGTTGACGTTCGCCTCTTCGGCGCGGCCGACGTTCCGGCTCGCGGACGCCTTGCCGCCACGCCGCGTCCCTTGGGCGCTGGAGAGGGTGTACAACTCGCCTAG
- a CDS encoding MurR/RpiR family transcriptional regulator, with protein sequence MPTPETTTDVPQDFEALKAVILERKAQLPKRLKQVAAYSLDNPDEIAFGTAASIATSADVQPSTLVRFAQHFGFEGFSSLQQIFRARLRERTPGYEERLKALSQNDHSKLESGSIFNGFVAAAHRSLDNVATSVEPEAFDRAVDILAKAETIYLIAKRRSYPISSYMAYAFGKLKVKYQHVGTAAGIDDDMLAMATKQDAAFAVSFSPYASESANQARVLASRKVPVVSLTDSAFSPLAESSKVWFELVEADHAGFRSLSASMAFAMALTVAIAEKRRRLSDARSSL encoded by the coding sequence ATGCCAACGCCGGAGACGACCACCGATGTCCCTCAGGACTTCGAGGCGCTAAAGGCCGTCATTCTGGAACGCAAGGCGCAATTGCCGAAGCGACTGAAGCAGGTGGCAGCCTACTCGCTCGACAATCCCGACGAGATCGCCTTCGGTACGGCAGCCAGCATCGCAACGTCCGCCGATGTTCAGCCCTCGACGCTCGTGCGCTTCGCGCAGCATTTCGGCTTCGAGGGGTTTTCCAGCCTGCAGCAGATTTTTCGCGCACGGCTGCGCGAGCGCACGCCCGGTTACGAAGAACGGTTGAAGGCGCTGAGCCAAAACGACCACAGCAAGCTCGAAAGCGGCTCGATCTTCAACGGCTTCGTGGCGGCCGCCCATCGCTCTCTGGACAATGTCGCCACATCCGTCGAACCGGAGGCCTTCGATCGCGCCGTCGACATCCTCGCCAAGGCGGAGACGATCTATCTGATCGCCAAGCGGCGCTCCTATCCAATTTCCAGCTATATGGCCTACGCCTTCGGCAAGCTGAAGGTGAAATATCAGCATGTGGGTACAGCCGCCGGCATCGACGACGACATGCTGGCGATGGCGACCAAGCAGGATGCCGCCTTCGCCGTCAGCTTTTCGCCATACGCCTCGGAAAGCGCCAACCAGGCGCGGGTGCTTGCCAGCCGCAAGGTGCCGGTCGTGTCGCTGACCGATTCGGCCTTTTCGCCGCTCGCCGAGTCGTCAAAGGTCTGGTTCGAACTGGTGGAGGCCGATCATGCCGGCTTCCGTTCGCTCTCCGCGAGCATGGCTTTCGCCATGGCGCTAACGGTGGCGATCGCCGAGAAGCGTCGCCGGCTTTCGGACGCCCGCAGCAGTTTATAG
- a CDS encoding bifunctional 5-dehydro-2-deoxygluconokinase/5-dehydro-2-deoxyphosphogluconate aldolase — translation MSQIPSAQIPSAKGARPLDLITIGRASVDLYGQQIGTRLEDVGSFAKSVGGCPCNISVGTARLGLKSALLTRVGDEQMGRFIREQLAREGVETRGIATDPERLTALAILAVENDKSFPLLFYRDNCADNALSEADVAEDFIRSARAILVTGTHFSKPNTDGAQRKAMRIAKESGARIVFDIDYRPNLWGLAGHDAGESRYIASDRVSAHLKTVLGDCDLIVGTEEEVLIASGERDLLQALKTIRSLSRATIVLKRGPMGCIVYDGPISDDLEDGIVGKGFPIEVYNVLGAGDAFMSGFLRGWLTGEPHATSATWANACGAFAVSRLLCAPEIPTWTELQFFLEHGSKEKALRKDEAINHVHWATTRRRDIPLLMALAIDHRSQLEDIAEGKPELLARIPAFKVLAVKAAAQVAAGRPGFGMLIDDKYGRDALFAAGAHRDFWIARPIELPGSRPLQFEFSQDLGSRLIEWPIDHCIKVLSFFHPDDPAELKTVQIAKLRSAFEAARKVGREILIEIIAGKHGTLDDETIPRALNELYDAGLKPDWWKLEPQASRGAWGAIDAVIEKRDPLCRGVVLLGLEAPYEILKDGFAAARASKTVKGFAVGRTIFADAAKTWLAGTMTDEQAVSDMAAKFKALVDLWLQLGETKAA, via the coding sequence GTGAGCCAGATTCCATCGGCCCAAATTCCATCGGCAAAGGGCGCCAGGCCCCTCGACCTCATCACCATCGGCAGAGCCTCGGTCGACCTTTACGGCCAGCAGATCGGCACCCGTCTCGAAGACGTGGGAAGCTTTGCCAAGTCCGTCGGCGGCTGCCCCTGCAACATTTCGGTCGGCACGGCACGCCTCGGGCTGAAATCAGCGCTGCTGACGCGCGTCGGCGACGAGCAGATGGGCCGGTTCATCCGCGAGCAGCTCGCGCGTGAAGGCGTGGAGACCCGCGGCATCGCCACTGATCCCGAGCGGTTGACCGCGCTCGCGATCCTGGCGGTCGAAAACGATAAATCCTTTCCGCTGCTCTTCTATCGCGACAATTGTGCCGACAATGCGCTTAGCGAGGCTGATGTGGCGGAGGACTTCATCCGTTCCGCCCGGGCAATCCTCGTCACCGGCACGCATTTCTCCAAACCGAACACGGACGGCGCCCAGCGCAAGGCGATGCGGATTGCCAAGGAGAGCGGCGCCAGAATCGTCTTCGACATCGACTATCGCCCGAACCTCTGGGGCCTTGCAGGCCACGATGCGGGCGAAAGCCGCTATATCGCTTCCGATCGCGTCTCGGCGCATCTGAAAACCGTTCTCGGCGACTGCGACCTCATCGTCGGCACGGAGGAGGAAGTTCTGATCGCCTCCGGTGAAAGAGATCTGCTCCAGGCGCTCAAGACCATCCGTTCGCTTTCAAGGGCCACAATCGTGCTCAAGCGCGGACCGATGGGCTGCATCGTCTATGACGGGCCGATATCCGACGATCTCGAAGACGGCATCGTCGGCAAGGGCTTCCCGATCGAAGTCTACAACGTGCTCGGCGCCGGCGACGCCTTCATGTCCGGCTTCCTGCGCGGCTGGCTCACCGGCGAGCCGCACGCGACGTCCGCCACCTGGGCCAATGCCTGCGGCGCCTTCGCGGTCTCACGCCTCCTCTGCGCGCCGGAAATTCCGACCTGGACCGAGTTGCAGTTCTTCCTCGAACACGGCAGCAAGGAAAAGGCCCTGCGCAAGGACGAGGCGATCAACCACGTTCACTGGGCAACCACCCGCCGCCGCGACATCCCGCTTCTGATGGCACTCGCGATCGATCACCGCAGCCAGCTCGAAGATATTGCTGAAGGCAAACCGGAACTTCTGGCGCGCATCCCCGCCTTCAAGGTGCTTGCGGTCAAGGCCGCGGCCCAGGTCGCCGCCGGCCGCCCAGGTTTTGGCATGTTGATCGACGACAAATATGGCCGCGACGCGCTCTTTGCCGCGGGTGCCCACCGCGACTTCTGGATCGCCAGGCCGATCGAGCTTCCGGGCTCCCGGCCGCTGCAGTTCGAATTCAGCCAGGACCTCGGCAGCCGCCTCATCGAATGGCCGATCGATCATTGCATCAAGGTACTCTCTTTCTTCCATCCGGATGATCCGGCCGAATTGAAGACAGTCCAGATCGCCAAGCTCCGCTCGGCCTTCGAGGCGGCGCGAAAGGTCGGCCGCGAAATCCTGATCGAGATCATCGCCGGCAAGCATGGGACGCTCGATGATGAGACCATTCCGCGGGCGCTCAACGAGCTCTATGATGCTGGGCTGAAGCCGGACTGGTGGAAGCTCGAGCCGCAGGCAAGCCGCGGCGCCTGGGGTGCCATCGACGCCGTGATCGAGAAGCGCGATCCGCTCTGCCGGGGTGTCGTCCTCCTCGGCCTTGAGGCGCCTTACGAGATCCTGAAGGATGGCTTCGCCGCCGCAAGAGCATCGAAGACGGTGAAGGGATTTGCGGTCGGCCGGACGATCTTTGCCGATGCCGCCAAAACCTGGCTCGCCGGCACGATGACCGACGAGCAGGCCGTTTCCGACATGGCGGCAAAGTTCAAGGCTCTGGTGGATCTCTGGCTGCAACTGGGTGAAACAAAGGCCGCCTAG